The following proteins come from a genomic window of Citrobacter europaeus:
- the mukE gene encoding chromosome partition protein MukE — protein MSLTNIEQVMPVKLAQALANPLFPALDSALRSGRHIGLDELDNHAFLMDFQEYFEEFYSRYNVELIRAPEGFFYLRPRSTTLIPRSVLSELDMMVGKILCYLYLSPERLANEGIFTQQELYDELLTLADEAKLLKLVNNRSTGSDVDRQKLQEKVRSSLNRLRRLGMVWFMGHDSSKFRITESVFRFGADVRSGDDPREAQRRLIRDGEAMPVENRLQLNDEPEENQPDSGEEE, from the coding sequence ATGTCATTGACAAATATTGAACAAGTGATGCCGGTAAAGCTGGCGCAGGCGCTGGCGAATCCGTTATTTCCGGCGCTGGATAGCGCCTTACGTTCGGGCCGTCATATCGGTCTGGATGAACTGGATAATCATGCCTTCCTGATGGATTTTCAGGAATATTTTGAAGAGTTTTACAGCCGCTATAACGTGGAATTGATCCGTGCGCCGGAAGGGTTCTTCTACCTTCGCCCGCGTTCAACGACGCTCATTCCCCGTTCGGTCCTGTCTGAACTGGACATGATGGTCGGTAAAATTCTTTGCTATCTCTATCTCAGCCCGGAACGTCTGGCGAACGAAGGGATTTTTACTCAGCAAGAGCTGTATGACGAACTGCTAACGCTGGCTGATGAAGCGAAGCTGCTGAAGCTGGTGAACAACCGTTCAACCGGTTCAGACGTTGACCGTCAGAAGCTCCAGGAAAAGGTTCGTTCTTCGTTAAACCGCCTGCGCCGTTTAGGCATGGTGTGGTTTATGGGCCACGACAGCAGCAAATTCCGGATTACGGAATCCGTCTTCCGCTTTGGCGCGGACGTGCGCAGCGGTGACGATCCGCGCGAAGCGCAGCGTCGCTTAATTCGTGATGGCGAAGCGATGCCGGTCGAGAACCGCCTGCAGCTCAACGATGAGCCTGAAGAGAATCAGCCGGACAGTGGAGAAGAAGAATAA